One stretch of Nocardia mangyaensis DNA includes these proteins:
- a CDS encoding cupin domain-containing protein — MGDQFAHRLLGHPGRQAGPHWHPELAETWTIRAGTMRFRIDGVEILAGPGQTVTAAPRAVHEFWNETPDTVLDHVIRPPLRHWEMFEFWTGLDNAHRTTADRVPRNPLALALLWEYQDGYLAGPPVLLQRLMFGGLARLARRTGYARRLIASFSGTPE, encoded by the coding sequence GTGGGCGACCAATTCGCCCATCGACTGCTGGGTCATCCCGGCAGACAAGCGGGCCCGCACTGGCATCCCGAACTGGCCGAGACCTGGACCATTCGCGCCGGCACGATGCGGTTCCGGATCGACGGCGTCGAGATCCTCGCGGGCCCGGGTCAGACCGTCACCGCTGCACCGCGCGCGGTGCACGAGTTCTGGAACGAAACGCCCGACACGGTGCTCGATCACGTGATCCGCCCGCCGCTGCGGCACTGGGAGATGTTCGAGTTCTGGACCGGCTTGGACAACGCGCACCGGACGACAGCAGACCGGGTACCGCGCAATCCCCTCGCCCTCGCGCTGCTGTGGGAGTACCAGGACGGCTATCTGGCCGGTCCGCCCGTGCTGCTGCAGCGCCTGATGTTCGGCGGCCTCGCCCGGTTGGCGCGGCGGACGGGATACGCGCGACGACTGATCGCGAGCTTCTCCGGAACGCCGGAGTGA